gttgtatggctagccatataggtacctaaccagttgaaaatcttagtaccggtaggaattgcaatcataatagtcatagcagagaaataagctctggtatctacctctagaccgactgtcatcatatgatgtgcccatactaaggaacctagaatagaaatacaacccatagctaagatcatagattgtccaccgaagacagatctagcagcatacatagataatgtctgcgagactacaccaaaagcaggtaaaattagaatgtatacctctggatgtccgaagaaccagaatagatgttgataaagtacactatcaccagaatacatagaatcataaaattcagtgtttacgtgtagatcaagaaggatcataactaattccaccagtaagaataggtagagtgaagactaacataagggcagtaaatatgatagcccagatatatagaatatagttcttagcaccagcattagaacccatgaagacgcaagtaccaaggaagttaatagaacttaaaatactactaattcctagtactgcaaagacctccgataatccaatcagttgcctctggatttaacaccatcaagctagtacttagtggaggatacattgtccaaccaagaccactaccaaactcggaacaaatactttgagttaacaacacagaacctaatggtactagaaaataggagatcgcgttagttcttgggaaaacgacttccgaaccaccaattatatattggtacaaagaagttaccatatcctccgtacaaagcaggcattaagaacataaagatcatagctaggccatgtatcgttattatcacattataagtagctatcgtctctgtacaaatgatccgcgatccagaactgtataactcaaatcgaataaacaaagacattatagttcctagaatactgaagatgactccggttatgagatacagacaaccaagttctttatgattgcagtacaccaccaccccactggactgcttaagacagctaaaagtgttggatttcaatatcacggtaatcatgtttgcttggaagctgtagtcattataactattgatttagtataagcatagaaccaatccggtagtaagatatacgatagtagctaatctaccatataagatataagtcgcttgtggaatagcactaccaataataatcaagaagatcatactgtatacccaaataattacccatccactgactacatttcgagtcataaaatgttgtcgtatcaacattcgagtattcaaagctcgaatttcagataaaagagctaagttaatgagagaggacataaatactaacaaaccaccggttttggatgggattacttttaacaccgcataatatgctaaaaagtaccattcaggtacgatatgaagcggagttacaaaccggttcactggtatggctgggtgcgataattcaatcaaaccaaaagccgtttgtaagaaaattaaaccaattagataatatggtagatagggaacaaactgtctccagacgttcttaacccagctcacgtattacatctgacggtgaactagcgttcctaactgaatcttgttcaataacaagggagtaatgagccgacatggaggtgctgatacaatccgaggattagaactcccaatattatctgacctgttatccccggcgtaccttacgaccgttatatgatttagagatagaatgtaatgtggattaatatccacatggtttctacaaagtgtagatataaaatagtgaatggttctgtaaagatcttgcataacatacctttagatttgcttagcattatagagcttgtaggcatgtaagtaactaaagaactatagatactttgagtgaagaatacaaggatagctccaacaataacatggctaaaatgtataccagttaagatgaaaagtccattaccaaatgcattatcattaatataaagagatagtcctaagtattccgtacagactaacattaagaaggcgactaccaaagtgaatgtcatgatattcgtacagcttgtatacaaatgttggtttttcaaatatacgctggataccactatacttaatgcacttaacatgatggtcatgaaaagcacaagagaacttggatccggtaaacaaagaccttcaagatctaaaccagtagtccaactcgtagtatatactccccagaaaaaggtagtttatatcaacctaggaatcccattttagtaagtgtaacatggagtctagcttcagttgttatctgattggtattgcatgcctggtgacttagaatatgattcttattaatggagcacagttccctgggtatccaatccagtgctctgccttgggcattgaaactaacccacagttcaaccctgtattataaaatccagtagactcatgtccttgtcgtttatataaatctattaatgcttgtcaagttccttgtatctagtgttgatgtacaacagacgctctccttgttccactacctaaccataatctattgttccagatattaaggaatgtacgcttcatataactacacaacgttatgccaagaaggataccagattaccctgattatctttgttatattaatacatggtgttcaattggttctatatccacaatagttatcatcttaactatgctctgcattaagtatagtggtatccagcgtatatttgaaaaaccaacatttgtatacaagctgtacgaatatcatgacattcactttggtagtcgccttcttaatgttagtctgtacggaatacttaggactatctctttatattaatgataatgcatttggtaatggacttttcatcttaactggtatacattttagccatgttattgttggagctatccttgtattcttcactcaaagtatctatagttctttagttacttacatgcctacaagctctataatgctaagcaaatctaaaggtatgttatgcaagatctttacagaaccattcactattttatatctacactttgtagaaaccatgtggatattaatccacattacattctatctctaaatcatataacggtcgtaaggtacgccggggataacaggtcagataatattgggagttctaatcctcggattgtatcagcacctccatgtcggctcattactcccttgttattgaacaagattcagttaggaacgctagttcaccgtcagatgtaatacgtgagctgggttaagaacgtctggagacaggtttgttccctatctaccatattatctaattggtttaattttcttacaaacggcttttg
The DNA window shown above is from Besnoitia besnoiti strain Bb-Ger1 chromosome Unknown contig00174, whole genome shotgun sequence and carries:
- a CDS encoding cytochrome b (encoded by transcript BESB_032400), which gives rise to MSAHYSLVIEQDSFVPYLPYYLIGLIFLQTAFGLIELSHPAIPVNRFVTPLHIVPEWYFLAYYAVLKVIPSKTGGLLVFMSSLINLALLSEIRALNTRMLIRQHFMTRNVVSGWVIIWVYSMIFLIIIGSAIPQATYILYGRLATIVYLTTGLVLCLY
- a CDS encoding cytochrome c oxidase subunit iii subfamily protein (encoded by transcript BESB_032410); translation: MTIMLSALSIVVSSVYLKNQHLYTSCTNIMTFTLVVAFLMLVCTEYLGLSLYINDNAFGNGLFILTGIHFSHVIVGAILVFFTQSIYSSLVTYMPTSSIMLSKSKGMLCKIFTEPFTILYLHFVETMWILIHITFYL